A genome region from Nitrospirota bacterium includes the following:
- a CDS encoding PilZ domain-containing protein encodes MEHKSEKRFSGRQSFNRPVSFEICATKISQSMDIQQNGLGVDISSEGIGLATDYDLRKGDILKLYLPINNVETRLPAYAEVMWSKPADENFRGGLRFLA; translated from the coding sequence ATGGAACACAAATCAGAAAAAAGGTTTAGTGGGAGACAAAGCTTTAACAGACCAGTCAGCTTTGAAATATGCGCGACAAAAATCAGCCAATCTATGGATATTCAGCAGAATGGACTTGGAGTAGATATAAGCTCGGAAGGTATAGGCCTCGCCACAGACTATGACTTGAGGAAGGGTGATATTTTAAAGCTCTATCTTCCAATTAATAACGTTGAAACGAGGTTGCCTGCTTATGCGGAGGTAATGTGGTCCAAGCCCGCTGATGAGAACTTCAGGGGGGGATTAAGGTTTTTGGCATGA
- a CDS encoding AMP-binding protein, which yields MTLVEMLEKNAREFPEKKAIVYHDFMLTYRELNETVNRLTHALLEMGFKKGGRVAFMLPRIPELVITFLSAAKAHGIAVPINFELPDDMITAVLNNITPRYFIVHKQFLELAKRAVPRDSEISIIVAGENYEGEYISLKELQKDKNPDNPCPAPDKEDIVYLNYTSGSTGNPKGAVTTHSNIYWNTIAAVDALKLTPDDIHLCIFAPFAHPHEIFSRALYLGGTMVLVDKIYPKAIAEAIANHKVTTMMGLSPMYETLIELVEHRTYDLSSLRVPESGGMYTRIELIERFRQKTGVPIIPVWGSTETTGIALANRPNEYMPAGSVGKPCASYEVKIVDENDNELPDGEIGEMIFRGPAVIQNYYGNPINGKICFKDGWYCSGDLGRRDRDGNFYFADRKTGMMKVAGLKVYPLEIELVLMSHPDIKEAAVIPAKDRLRGEVPKAIIVTNNGTLLTEKEILGFCKERLPHYKLPRIIEIRASLPKIGSGKINKRVLQLEAV from the coding sequence ATGACTCTGGTTGAAATGCTTGAAAAAAATGCAAGGGAATTTCCCGAAAAGAAAGCAATCGTCTACCATGACTTTATGCTCACTTACAGGGAGTTGAATGAGACTGTAAATAGGCTTACGCATGCATTGCTGGAGATGGGTTTTAAAAAAGGCGGCAGGGTCGCGTTCATGCTGCCGAGGATTCCTGAACTTGTTATAACTTTTCTGTCTGCTGCAAAGGCGCATGGCATTGCAGTGCCAATTAATTTTGAGCTGCCGGACGACATGATAACGGCTGTTCTAAACAATATTACACCCCGATATTTTATCGTTCATAAGCAATTTTTAGAGCTTGCAAAGAGGGCTGTTCCCAGGGACTCAGAAATTTCAATTATAGTTGCCGGTGAAAATTATGAGGGAGAATATATTTCATTGAAAGAACTGCAGAAAGATAAAAACCCTGATAATCCCTGCCCTGCGCCTGACAAGGAGGATATTGTTTATTTGAACTATACCTCCGGCTCTACAGGAAATCCCAAGGGCGCGGTTACAACCCATTCAAACATCTACTGGAATACCATTGCTGCGGTAGATGCGTTGAAACTAACACCTGATGACATTCACCTGTGTATATTTGCCCCTTTTGCACATCCGCATGAAATTTTTTCACGAGCTCTATATCTTGGCGGTACCATGGTATTGGTTGACAAAATATATCCCAAAGCAATCGCAGAGGCTATAGCTAACCATAAAGTCACCACTATGATGGGCTTATCGCCCATGTATGAGACCTTGATTGAACTGGTTGAGCACAGGACCTATGACCTTAGTTCGCTCAGGGTTCCTGAAAGCGGCGGCATGTATACGAGAATAGAACTTATTGAGAGGTTCAGGCAGAAAACCGGCGTGCCTATTATTCCTGTATGGGGAAGTACAGAGACAACCGGCATTGCCCTTGCCAATCGTCCAAATGAATATATGCCGGCAGGCTCTGTCGGAAAACCATGCGCATCATACGAGGTAAAAATAGTTGACGAAAACGATAATGAGCTTCCGGACGGAGAAATAGGCGAGATGATTTTCAGGGGTCCTGCGGTTATCCAAAACTATTACGGTAATCCAATAAACGGCAAGATATGTTTCAAAGACGGCTGGTACTGCAGCGGCGATTTAGGAAGAAGGGACAGAGACGGCAATTTCTACTTTGCGGACAGAAAGACAGGGATGATGAAGGTAGCCGGGCTTAAAGTCTATCCCCTGGAAATTGAGTTGGTATTAATGAGCCATCCGGATATAAAAGAGGCCGCGGTCATCCCGGCTAAAGACAGGCTGAGAGGAGAGGTTCCGAAGGCAATAATAGTTACCAATAACGGGACGCTTTTAACAGAAAAAGAAATTCTTGGATTTTGCAAGGAGCGGCTGCCTCATTATAAACTGCCGCGGATAATTGAAATAAGAGCTTCCCTTCCTAAAATTGGAAGCGGGAAAATAAACAAAAGAGTATTACAGCTGGAGGCAGTATAA
- a CDS encoding response regulator transcription factor: protein MIPELQDVEQTGETKKQYILEEIYKLCDQIKINVDATNAIQKVSLNCKVLNDISGDPCSLRAFPIDERGGDISATRIMIFVERVTEKRTVDFEKAKKDYRLTKRELEVVTLIYQGLSNREISEKICVSEYTVKDHIKNVMKKMGVDSRSKISASLR from the coding sequence ATGATTCCTGAACTTCAGGATGTTGAACAAACAGGGGAGACAAAAAAACAGTATATCCTTGAAGAAATCTACAAGCTATGCGATCAGATAAAAATCAATGTAGATGCAACAAACGCTATCCAGAAGGTTAGTTTAAATTGTAAAGTTCTGAATGATATCTCAGGGGATCCCTGTTCTTTGAGAGCCTTTCCTATAGATGAACGTGGAGGAGATATAAGCGCTACCCGTATCATGATTTTTGTTGAAAGAGTAACCGAAAAACGCACTGTGGATTTTGAAAAGGCGAAAAAAGATTATAGGCTTACAAAGAGGGAGCTGGAAGTGGTAACCCTGATATATCAGGGACTTTCAAACAGGGAGATTTCCGAGAAAATATGTGTCTCTGAATATACGGTTAAAGACCATATTAAAAATGTTATGAAAAAGATGGGAGTTGATTCAAGGAGTAAGATTAGCGCTTCCCTGAGATAA
- a CDS encoding alkaline phosphatase family protein: MFNRLFGKKEKKVVILGIDGVPYTLLCAYMERGIMPRLSGLCSSGGRLCRMKSTLPEISSVAWSSFITGKNPAEHGIFGFMEIDRQSYDYTFPNFTSLKEMPFWEKENVKSVVLNIPQTYPARPINGVMVSGFVALDLKKAVYPERVYEYLNSIGYRIDVNARLAQENPEAFFKDIFDAFQKRKTAIKHLYENEEWQLFIGTVTETDRLHHFFFDSAIDGEYYHVFERFYRELDAFIGAMAYMAVKDGALFFTCSDHGFTPIKTEVYLNKWLVENRYLTLNGSQGLKGITPDSKAFCLDPSRIYIHLEGKYGRGCIKQSEYQPLRNELKEKLLKIEFEGEKVIKAVYTKEEIFIGIHTENGPDLYLLPHYGFDLKGAVNKESVFGVTHFKGMHTYDDAHFYSSVPITEEDLKIEGLAAVITANL; this comes from the coding sequence ATGTTTAATAGGCTCTTTGGAAAGAAAGAAAAAAAAGTCGTTATACTGGGAATAGATGGCGTTCCATATACCCTGCTCTGCGCCTATATGGAAAGAGGGATAATGCCAAGGCTGTCAGGGCTTTGCTCAAGCGGCGGCAGGCTTTGCAGGATGAAATCCACCCTTCCGGAAATATCTTCGGTCGCCTGGAGCAGTTTTATAACAGGCAAAAATCCGGCTGAGCACGGCATATTCGGTTTTATGGAGATAGACAGGCAAAGTTATGATTATACATTTCCGAATTTTACGTCACTTAAAGAAATGCCGTTCTGGGAAAAGGAAAATGTAAAGTCTGTTGTGCTGAATATTCCCCAGACGTACCCGGCAAGGCCTATAAACGGCGTCATGGTAAGCGGCTTTGTGGCTCTTGACCTTAAAAAGGCTGTGTATCCGGAAAGGGTCTACGAATATCTGAACAGCATCGGCTACCGTATTGATGTAAATGCAAGGCTTGCGCAGGAAAATCCAGAAGCCTTCTTTAAAGATATTTTTGATGCTTTTCAGAAAAGAAAAACTGCGATCAAACATTTATACGAAAATGAGGAATGGCAGTTGTTTATAGGGACTGTTACGGAAACCGACCGTCTGCATCATTTTTTCTTTGATTCGGCAATAGATGGAGAATACTACCATGTATTTGAACGATTTTACAGGGAGCTTGATGCTTTCATAGGAGCTATGGCTTATATGGCTGTAAAGGACGGGGCCTTGTTTTTCACTTGCTCGGATCACGGCTTTACCCCAATAAAAACAGAGGTATATTTGAATAAATGGCTTGTCGAAAACAGATACCTTACATTGAACGGTTCTCAGGGGCTTAAGGGGATAACTCCAGATTCAAAAGCATTCTGCCTTGATCCCTCAAGAATTTATATTCACCTTGAAGGCAAATATGGCAGAGGATGCATCAAACAGTCTGAATATCAACCATTAAGGAATGAATTAAAGGAAAAACTCCTGAAGATTGAGTTTGAGGGGGAAAAAGTTATAAAGGCTGTTTACACGAAGGAAGAGATCTTTATCGGCATCCATACAGAGAACGGGCCCGACCTTTATCTCCTGCCCCATTACGGTTTTGACCTGAAGGGAGCCGTGAATAAAGAAAGTGTTTTTGGAGTTACGCACTTCAAAGGGATGCATACTTACGATGACGCCCATTTCTATTCTTCTGTTCCGATTACAGAAGAGGATTTAAAGATTGAAGGCCTGGCGGCTGTAATTACTGCAAATTTATGA
- a CDS encoding phosphoadenosine phosphosulfate reductase family protein has product MTDINEKERLLGLHIDEKAAQSKSIIKKAVERFGVENIAIAITGGKDSTTNLWLWKQACDEMGKKLPVCMFIDEGDVFDEINEFVGYIKSSWALDIAWLKNEDVSSKAPVIGDTIRVSTLTAANQAALQEMGFNEAGFPFIPDSTVCNHLMKTLPMREFIAQNHIKAVSTAIRWDEQTARKDEDYFSPRTNPEHTRIHSILHFRERDIWIAIFKYAIPYNKLYKLGYRSLGARCATGKASDIPAWMQDLENTQERVGRGQDKEQVMDHLRALGYM; this is encoded by the coding sequence ATGACTGATATTAATGAGAAAGAAAGGCTGCTGGGTTTACATATTGACGAAAAAGCAGCTCAATCCAAATCTATCATAAAAAAAGCTGTTGAGAGATTTGGCGTTGAAAATATCGCGATAGCCATTACAGGAGGCAAAGACAGCACAACAAATCTATGGTTATGGAAACAGGCATGTGATGAGATGGGTAAAAAACTGCCGGTATGCATGTTTATTGATGAGGGAGACGTATTTGACGAGATAAACGAGTTTGTCGGTTATATCAAAAGCAGTTGGGCGCTTGATATTGCTTGGCTGAAGAATGAGGATGTCAGTTCAAAAGCCCCTGTCATTGGTGACACAATCAGGGTTTCAACCCTGACCGCGGCAAATCAGGCTGCTCTTCAGGAAATGGGATTTAATGAAGCCGGGTTCCCTTTTATCCCTGATTCTACTGTTTGTAATCATCTCATGAAAACATTGCCTATGAGGGAATTCATTGCGCAGAATCATATCAAAGCTGTTTCTACAGCTATCAGGTGGGATGAGCAGACCGCAAGGAAAGACGAAGATTATTTCAGTCCGAGGACCAACCCGGAGCACACGAGAATACATTCCATTCTCCATTTCAGGGAACGCGACATCTGGATAGCAATTTTCAAGTATGCTATACCTTATAACAAATTATACAAGCTCGGGTACCGCTCGCTCGGCGCGCGGTGTGCGACAGGAAAGGCGTCTGATATCCCCGCATGGATGCAGGATCTTGAAAATACTCAGGAAAGGGTCGGCAGGGGGCAGGATAAGGAACAGGTTATGGATCATCTCAGGGCGTTAGGGTATATGTAA
- a CDS encoding ammonia-forming cytochrome c nitrite reductase subunit c552, which produces MRKKNYLMTVFCLLLLSILALGCEQKAKTVATPITIPEGEKDPAVWGRLYPLHYDSYLKNSERTKGYSKYRNDEECRLSPWPFQLVLLDGWGMGVEYNEPNGHTDMLKDQLRIDASRKKAGGVCLSCKSPYVPELKERLKVDYFRKPYDEVWKEIPEKHREMGVVCADCHDPKTMDLRINRWTLIEALKSIGKDPDKLTRQELRSLVCAQCHVDYKIPKDKDNKSIGLLFPWKNGKWGNITIEAVIKQIKDENLREWKHKVTDQKMGHIRHPEFELFSSPGSVHWAAGVACADCHMPYERAGKEKISSHRWESPLKKNMKACMQCHNQSPEWLKEQVLNIQDRVNHMFTKAGYSVARAALMIEAAEKNPRSDKALIKKAKEIYEEAYYRNTWIGAENSMGFHNPPEAMRVLGDALDQGRQAEMLAREAILKAGGTPPELDMARIDRIVLERYKSTDGKTKFKPKVQRKAALLNQK; this is translated from the coding sequence ATGCGGAAGAAAAATTATCTAATGACTGTCTTTTGTTTACTGCTTCTAAGCATACTCGCATTGGGCTGTGAACAAAAGGCAAAGACAGTTGCAACACCAATAACCATACCTGAAGGAGAGAAGGACCCTGCTGTCTGGGGCAGGCTATATCCGCTCCATTATGACAGCTATCTGAAGAACAGCGAGAGAACAAAAGGGTACAGCAAATACAGGAATGATGAGGAGTGCAGACTAAGCCCCTGGCCCTTTCAGCTTGTGCTTCTTGATGGTTGGGGAATGGGTGTGGAGTATAACGAGCCAAATGGCCATACGGACATGCTTAAAGACCAGTTAAGGATTGATGCCTCACGGAAAAAGGCGGGTGGTGTTTGCCTGAGCTGCAAAAGCCCCTATGTTCCTGAACTGAAAGAAAGATTGAAGGTTGATTACTTTAGAAAGCCCTATGATGAGGTCTGGAAAGAAATCCCAGAAAAACACAGGGAAATGGGTGTTGTTTGCGCTGACTGCCATGACCCAAAGACAATGGATTTACGCATAAACCGTTGGACCCTGATAGAGGCATTGAAGTCTATTGGTAAAGACCCGGATAAATTAACGAGGCAGGAGTTGAGAAGCCTTGTTTGTGCCCAATGTCATGTGGATTACAAGATTCCTAAGGACAAGGATAATAAATCCATTGGACTCTTATTCCCGTGGAAGAATGGTAAATGGGGGAATATCACTATCGAGGCTGTAATAAAACAGATCAAGGATGAAAACCTCAGGGAATGGAAGCACAAGGTCACAGACCAGAAGATGGGACATATCAGGCATCCTGAGTTTGAATTGTTTTCATCACCCGGAAGTGTGCACTGGGCAGCAGGCGTTGCATGCGCTGACTGCCACATGCCATATGAAAGGGCTGGTAAGGAAAAGATTTCTTCCCATAGATGGGAAAGCCCTCTTAAAAAGAATATGAAGGCCTGTATGCAGTGCCACAACCAGAGCCCTGAGTGGTTAAAAGAACAGGTATTGAACATTCAAGACAGGGTCAATCATATGTTTACAAAGGCAGGCTATTCAGTGGCCCGTGCAGCATTGATGATTGAGGCAGCAGAGAAAAACCCCCGCTCAGATAAGGCATTAATCAAAAAGGCAAAGGAAATATATGAGGAGGCCTATTATCGGAATACATGGATAGGAGCTGAAAACAGCATGGGTTTCCACAATCCACCTGAGGCTATGCGTGTATTGGGTGATGCCCTTGACCAGGGCAGACAGGCAGAGATGCTGGCAAGGGAAGCCATTCTCAAGGCAGGCGGAACCCCGCCAGAACTGGATATGGCAAGAATTGACCGGATAGTTTTGGAGAGGTATAAGTCTACGGATGGGAAGACTAAATTTAAGCCCAAGGTCCAGAGAAAGGCTGCGCTATTAAATCAAAAATAA
- the nrfH gene encoding cytochrome c nitrite reductase small subunit has product MKVIRKKPLGMPYRVLLAVVVAGVILIPLIPLAAKEAWVYTNKPEFCVSCHAMKGEYQNWSHSAHRNWAGCSDCHVPQESIVTKLAGKTRDGIYHGYAQMFNSAHDPIRISRHGEDTVMGNCLRCHEQLVAGIIHKDDRKCWECHRGVPHGY; this is encoded by the coding sequence ATGAAGGTAATAAGAAAGAAGCCATTAGGAATGCCTTACAGGGTTTTGTTGGCAGTAGTTGTTGCAGGTGTGATACTTATTCCGCTTATTCCGCTCGCTGCTAAGGAGGCGTGGGTATACACAAATAAGCCAGAGTTCTGTGTCTCCTGTCATGCGATGAAAGGTGAGTATCAAAACTGGTCTCACTCGGCCCACAGAAACTGGGCAGGATGCAGTGACTGTCATGTGCCGCAAGAGAGTATTGTTACAAAATTAGCAGGCAAGACAAGGGATGGTATTTATCACGGATATGCACAAATGTTTAACAGTGCCCATGACCCTATCAGGATATCAAGGCATGGTGAGGACACTGTTATGGGTAATTGTTTGAGGTGTCACGAGCAGTTGGTGGCAGGCATTATCCATAAAGATGACAGGAAGTGCTGGGAATGCCATAGAGGGGTTCCACATGGATATTAA
- a CDS encoding phosphate/phosphite/phosphonate ABC transporter substrate-binding protein, whose protein sequence is MANITAFKKSLLFLLVLFFAGTSAALAQDVVKMGVFPRKPTLETVKAFEPMAKYLSSKIGKKVELVVYKDFAAFWDSMKKKECDFVHLNQYQYIKAHKDLGYNVILMNEEFGSAKVHAAIAVRTDSGINSLSDLKGKKILFGGGKQAMQSYIGATHILKKHGLKKDDYTEDFAINPPSVVFAVFNKTADAGGIGEVVLSLSTVKEKIDVNQIKVLARGDELPMLCWAVKKEMDKGLAEKIQKAMIGLKNEKDGQQLLKNAEVTDFIMATDKEYDIVRKIVKEALNEDYH, encoded by the coding sequence ATGGCAAATATCACAGCCTTTAAAAAGTCCTTACTCTTTTTATTGGTTCTTTTCTTTGCAGGCACAAGCGCTGCGCTTGCGCAGGATGTGGTAAAGATGGGGGTATTCCCGAGGAAACCTACCCTCGAGACTGTAAAGGCATTTGAACCCATGGCAAAATATCTCTCTTCCAAGATAGGCAAAAAGGTGGAGCTGGTAGTATATAAGGACTTTGCCGCCTTCTGGGATAGCATGAAAAAGAAGGAGTGCGACTTCGTACATCTCAACCAGTACCAGTACATAAAGGCACATAAAGATCTCGGCTACAATGTGATACTCATGAATGAGGAGTTCGGCTCAGCCAAGGTCCATGCAGCAATCGCAGTAAGAACTGATAGCGGGATTAACAGCCTTTCAGACCTGAAGGGGAAAAAGATACTCTTCGGAGGCGGAAAACAGGCAATGCAGTCCTATATCGGCGCCACACACATACTGAAAAAACATGGACTTAAAAAGGATGATTATACCGAGGATTTTGCAATAAACCCTCCGAGCGTTGTGTTCGCTGTCTTTAACAAAACTGCCGATGCCGGCGGCATCGGTGAAGTTGTCTTAAGCCTCTCCACGGTGAAGGAGAAGATTGATGTGAACCAGATTAAGGTTCTCGCCAGGGGAGATGAACTTCCCATGCTCTGCTGGGCAGTTAAGAAAGAGATGGACAAGGGGCTTGCGGAAAAGATTCAGAAGGCGATGATAGGGCTCAAAAACGAAAAGGACGGCCAGCAGCTATTAAAAAATGCTGAGGTGACAGATTTCATTATGGCTACAGATAAAGAATATGATATAGTCCGCAAGATTGTAAAAGAGGCATTAAATGAGGACTATCATTAA
- a CDS encoding SDR family oxidoreductase has protein sequence MGKRILVTGGAGFLGSHLCERLLNDGYEVLCLDNFYTGRKANVAQLMSNPYFEVMRHDICFPLYVEVDEIYNLACPASPIHYQFDPVQTTKTSVHGAINMLGLAKRVKAKILQASTSEVYGDPQIHPQDEIYWGNVNPVGLRSCYDEGKRCAETLFFDYHRQHKLKIKVARIFNTYGPRMHPNDGRVVSNFIVQALKGEDITVYGDGSQTRSFCYVDDLIEGIVGLMNSPDDFTGPMNMGNPNEFTIMELAEKVIDMTGSKSKIVFKPLPPDDPTQRQPDITLAKNVIKWEPKVSLSEGLKKTIAYFEETLK, from the coding sequence ATGGGAAAAAGGATATTGGTGACAGGCGGTGCGGGCTTTCTCGGTTCGCATCTGTGTGAAAGACTTCTGAATGACGGTTATGAAGTGCTCTGTTTAGATAATTTTTACACCGGACGGAAGGCGAATGTTGCTCAGCTAATGTCCAATCCGTATTTTGAGGTTATGCGTCATGACATTTGCTTCCCTCTTTATGTTGAAGTTGACGAAATATACAACCTTGCCTGTCCTGCGTCGCCTATTCATTATCAGTTTGACCCTGTGCAGACTACAAAGACATCGGTTCACGGCGCCATCAACATGCTCGGACTTGCTAAAAGAGTAAAAGCAAAAATTCTTCAGGCATCAACAAGCGAGGTGTATGGAGACCCACAAATACATCCTCAAGATGAAATATACTGGGGAAATGTTAATCCAGTCGGCCTGAGGTCCTGCTATGATGAAGGCAAAAGATGTGCTGAAACGTTGTTTTTTGATTATCATCGCCAACATAAACTAAAAATAAAGGTTGCAAGGATTTTTAATACCTACGGGCCGAGGATGCATCCGAACGATGGAAGGGTTGTAAGTAATTTTATAGTGCAGGCATTAAAAGGAGAAGATATCACTGTTTACGGCGACGGAAGCCAGACAAGGAGCTTTTGTTATGTGGATGACCTTATAGAAGGCATAGTCGGGCTTATGAATAGCCCTGACGATTTTACCGGGCCTATGAATATGGGGAACCCCAATGAATTCACCATAATGGAACTTGCTGAAAAGGTGATTGATATGACGGGCTCAAAATCTAAGATTGTTTTTAAACCCCTTCCTCCTGATGACCCAACCCAGCGGCAGCCGGACATAACACTTGCAAAGAATGTAATCAAGTGGGAACCCAAAGTCTCTCTGTCAGAGGGCTTGAAGAAAACCATAGCGTATTTTGAAGAAACACTGAAGTAA
- a CDS encoding HAMP domain-containing protein: MLNLKRIGTKIIIIVIAIIIMVMLAVTTRVAISEKRVFTNELMNKGESLAKFMAKVAPVSIMTYDVAMLESYVKEMTTDKEVLYAAILNKDGILLSAYLDKEKGITAGLRMGKGSETKELLKEVSSAKDVIEIEQPIAHQNERMGTIKIGLTKHLLKKKIREQILAMVIVSLIGISLAIGAIATYVTKGVVRPLDRDVSFAQAIALGDMTQRLDIKTDDELGNLGKTLNKMVEDLKGVIVKIKDSSTSITTISAQLSATSKRLFEGANIQMESVEVTSSSMTEMNYSIKSLDESVDVLSQLYNEVSSSILEMVTSISQVADSTKSLSSLVETSSSSVEEMSASIKQIAENAVVLSTAAEKTSLTIKGLTDSIKEIEESADKSAALSESVKRDASELGTKASEKAIVGMERMMGSVENASQIINRLEEKSKQIEQILTVITEVTDQTTLLSLNAAIIAAQAGEHGKGFAVVADEIKKLADRTAASTKKIAQTITSIQGEVQEAVTSMKEASMIAIEGMGLSKEVRGAFNKVLDGSTMSSQMTLEIKKAAKEQTKAAHQVNELVQTTTQMVREIAMSTQEQKKGSEQMMDVVETMRDVARQVQQATVEQTKGSRQISNAVETVKDRVESITRTTKEQQTGSNQTACAVEKIKDIARQNLDLSLAVNDVINNLGSQANFLKEEVKKFIIEADDKT, encoded by the coding sequence ATGCTTAATCTCAAAAGGATAGGCACAAAGATAATAATCATCGTTATTGCCATAATCATCATGGTGATGCTTGCTGTTACCACGAGGGTTGCAATCTCGGAGAAACGCGTCTTTACAAACGAACTTATGAATAAGGGTGAAAGCCTCGCAAAGTTCATGGCAAAGGTAGCGCCTGTCTCGATCATGACGTATGATGTGGCGATGCTGGAGAGCTATGTAAAGGAGATGACAACGGATAAAGAGGTCCTTTACGCGGCTATCCTTAATAAGGATGGCATTTTACTTTCAGCATATTTAGATAAAGAAAAGGGTATAACGGCTGGTCTGAGAATGGGAAAGGGAAGTGAGACCAAGGAACTCTTAAAAGAGGTCAGCTCAGCGAAAGATGTGATCGAGATAGAGCAGCCCATAGCACACCAGAATGAAAGGATGGGGACCATAAAGATAGGTTTAACCAAGCACCTGCTAAAAAAGAAGATAAGGGAACAGATACTGGCGATGGTTATTGTAAGCCTCATCGGAATCTCTCTGGCAATAGGAGCCATTGCAACGTATGTGACAAAAGGAGTCGTGAGGCCTCTCGATAGAGATGTCTCTTTTGCTCAAGCAATAGCCCTCGGTGATATGACTCAGCGACTCGATATAAAAACTGACGACGAGCTCGGCAACCTCGGTAAGACGCTTAATAAGATGGTTGAGGACCTGAAAGGTGTAATTGTGAAGATAAAGGATTCTTCGACCAGCATAACTACTATCTCTGCCCAGCTCTCAGCCACATCAAAGAGGCTCTTTGAAGGCGCCAATATCCAGATGGAATCCGTAGAGGTAACATCCTCTTCCATGACTGAGATGAATTACTCCATAAAGAGTTTAGATGAGTCTGTGGATGTATTATCACAGCTTTATAATGAGGTCTCCTCCTCCATCCTTGAGATGGTTACATCCATAAGCCAGGTTGCGGACAGCACCAAGTCGCTCTCCTCACTGGTAGAGACCTCCTCATCTTCTGTAGAGGAGATGTCAGCATCTATAAAACAGATAGCCGAGAATGCTGTCGTCCTTTCCACTGCTGCTGAAAAGACCTCTCTCACTATAAAGGGGCTTACCGATAGCATAAAGGAGATTGAGGAGAGCGCCGATAAATCGGCAGCGCTATCTGAAAGCGTCAAGAGAGACGCCTCTGAGCTTGGGACAAAGGCATCAGAGAAGGCGATAGTGGGTATGGAGAGGATGATGGGATCAGTGGAGAATGCAAGCCAGATAATAAACAGGCTTGAGGAAAAGTCCAAACAGATCGAACAGATACTCACAGTCATAACTGAGGTAACGGATCAGACAACCCTCCTTTCCCTCAATGCAGCCATTATTGCTGCACAGGCAGGAGAACATGGAAAGGGTTTTGCTGTTGTGGCGGATGAGATAAAAAAACTTGCTGACAGAACCGCTGCCTCCACAAAGAAGATCGCCCAGACAATAACTTCGATCCAGGGTGAGGTTCAGGAGGCTGTCACATCAATGAAGGAGGCCTCGATGATTGCCATAGAAGGAATGGGGCTGTCTAAAGAGGTAAGGGGCGCATTTAATAAGGTCCTCGACGGTTCGACCATGTCCTCGCAGATGACGCTGGAGATAAAGAAGGCTGCAAAGGAACAGACAAAGGCAGCCCATCAGGTCAATGAGCTGGTGCAGACAACCACCCAGATGGTGAGGGAGATAGCCATGTCCACTCAGGAACAGAAAAAGGGTTCAGAGCAGATGATGGACGTAGTTGAGACAATGAGGGATGTAGCAAGACAGGTTCAGCAGGCAACCGTTGAGCAGACAAAAGGCAGCAGACAAATCAGCAACGCCGTCGAGACCGTCAAAGACAGGGTCGAATCCATAACCAGAACCACCAAGGAGCAGCAGACAGGCAGCAACCAGACAGCCTGTGCAGTAGAGAAGATAAAGGATATAGCCAGGCAAAACCTTGACCTCTCTTTAGCAGTTAATGACGTCATTAATAACCTCGGAAGTCAGGCTAATTTTTTGAAAGAAGAGGTAAAGAAATTTATTATTGAGGCTGATGATAAAACCTGA
- the vanZ gene encoding VanZ family protein, translating to MADKVRIKIVLSWSATISYMVLIFYFSSLSRPIKYELPYGADKIIHFIEYAVLGFLMAYSLKNSGVRRYILFGWALASIYGITDEIHQSFVPMRDASVYDIVADSIGSFAGAYFLKKYIETHNE from the coding sequence ATGGCAGATAAGGTGAGAATAAAAATAGTTTTGAGTTGGTCCGCTACAATTTCTTATATGGTTTTGATATTTTATTTTTCATCTCTTTCAAGACCGATTAAATATGAACTGCCGTATGGCGCTGATAAGATTATACATTTTATAGAGTATGCAGTTTTAGGTTTCTTGATGGCATACAGCTTAAAGAACTCAGGAGTCAGGCGTTATATTTTGTTTGGATGGGCCTTAGCTTCTATTTATGGAATTACAGACGAGATACATCAGTCCTTTGTGCCTATGAGGGATGCGTCGGTGTATGATATAGTGGCAGATAGTATTGGCTCGTTTGCCGGGGCATATTTCTTAAAAAAATATATAGAAACACATAATGAATAG